A window of the Trichoplusia ni isolate ovarian cell line Hi5 chromosome 4, tn1, whole genome shotgun sequence genome harbors these coding sequences:
- the LOC113492477 gene encoding uncharacterized protein LOC113492477, with product MDTVLAPFLDTYHRNIQNSYQQLTGKILRRIKDEINAAIQKKQQIYTELTQLADDLKVPVMCDEERRTARTVASRHVAAIYACTEDARGSIAKMGKYAEEMIGITRNHMQATLVEATRAFEVTGSGAQRSGVLPKTDVSPCLQELSRAAVVLGYELDLSLTNARRHNEQSCERLTSCTSRARRHTEDVVIALRDQLYQCVYA from the exons ATGGACACGGTATTAGCTCCATTCCTGGACACTTACCACAGAAACATCCAGAACTCGTACCAGCAGCTCACAGGGAAGATCTTGCGGAGAATTAAGGATGAGATCAACGCCGCCATTCAGAAAAAGCAACAGATCTACACCGAGCTGACACAGTTGGCCGATGATTTGAAAGTTCCAG TAATGTGTGACGAAGAAAGACGGACAGCTCGTACAGTCGCCAGTAGACATGTAGCCGCCATATACGCCTGCACAGAAGACGCCCGAGGTTCTATTGCCAAGATGGGGAAGTATGCTGAGGAGATGATTGGGATCACCAGGAACCACATGCAGGCGACCCTGGTGGAGGCTACGAGGGCGTTCGAAGTGACCGGCAGTGGAGCGCAGAGAAGTGGGGTCTTGCCTAA GACCGACGTATCTCCATGTCTCCAAGAGCTTTCTCGAGCAGCTGTGGTCCTTGGTTATGAACTGGACTTGAGCTTAACTAACGCTCGTCGTCACAACGAGCAGTCTTGCGAAAGACTGACATCATGCACGTCGAGAGCAAGGCGACATACCGAAGATGTGGTCATAGCTTTACGAGACCAGCTGTATCAGTGTGTTTATGCTTAA